In the Drosophila gunungcola strain Sukarami unplaced genomic scaffold, Dgunungcola_SK_2 000001F, whole genome shotgun sequence genome, one interval contains:
- the LOC128262744 gene encoding uncharacterized protein LOC128262744 isoform X1, translating into MDQPLVVQAEYSFMGSNNDELCFQKGDLITVTQREDGGWWEGTLNDKTGWFPSNYVNECKVQLPLAETIRPPEEIQEYRSVVLKDLLDSERAHVAELQGLLENFLEPMQQTQILSQDEYAQLMCNFVEIVRTHEDLLIQIEECNDRVGKLFLTSAPLMKKVHQAYCAAHPKAIVILDKYKDDLEKYMERQGAATPGLLVLTTGLSKPFRRLDKYSAMLQELERHMESSHPDRGDTQRSVAVYKDIAATCSATRRQKELELQVLTGPVRGWQGQELSTLGDIIHMGSVAVGADHRDRYFVLFPQTLLFLSVSQRMSAFIYEGKLPLTGIIVNRLEDTDAIKNAFEISSPLIDRIVAVCQGPNEANKWVELLNANNPSLPMGIKRQLSNLSNSSLGHLNAAHLSQHLDSRGYCTRFSLCAYYTSPPGQVRPLRLTLPPSNYPPTAPYANLSAHFSRLVKAGGLRSAIVKMLLYPQARQSIDLKRIALRKKRCHKASAKLKDLNANQDSGQSELERQDAIELPTDSESYDDDFEDDFLHSCDSDPFEYVQFYQNQRNDSMCNSTGTFVDHGTAARRHCSSINLIKLDSVDTDEVLAHNELKKESLIIGSRALRALARKSTTRNSSVHTSTATLELGLGGSITNCVEEEPPLKHVLKQQSSDASSMYVPRLGGAFTACENLASMPDDFSRESSVQEPPTPLPASPTERHSMPTIFVGNRFNQSKNTEVYVPTWRDRQEMQMQSVDAEQEDELHSSSMDLPAACRIAPDKLQAELLYNYDEVLANPPALQRELTPFPGHNLNSDKRVSHKSDSPSTGNVKADSNPAARSSSTTELCIDTASKKRNPPPERSRDSIRRCISYQFLQMSNRPDPPPPPPRRDPDLHLDTKCRCCESSQCPSPRSSDSGMAGSCTITSPDPPNPESYFPMEAVGQDMLDNVEPERFDVCGMFREKFLTPEATQDVVEPLEDEQPQLPDEPITPTNRKEDFHCISSAQVQVNTRSIFLPSSSSMDETNRSVPSNDLLFSSSSTDRLGPQATFRSGMYAHWWKKERLPPEVVRGIAHAYNKSLPSKDSKDSGSVCSSCFCSLGASGYSEGALYCSVCQNCADYYNGSTTSTTNTTTTTSSSSCPLCSEDEGMIASIHDSSSLDCPICTGRVASGAEEDVSAIEPQPAPANRRPSTGHAQQHPAQRQQQRRREQQPPGIPGNQLDVASQTEPIVQSPSQLQSVHAHSASTTSSASTTTTKSAKSSGGSRPQIKFSPDTKQQDSSSSPGLIHGRQSSNSGSGSSSGGSGGNGGAKRKERKHKG; encoded by the exons ATGGACCAGCCACTGGTGGTGCAGGCGGAGTACTCCTTCATGGGCAGCAACAACGACGAGTTGTGCTTCCAGAAGGGCGATCTCATCACCGTCACCCAGCGGGAGGATGGCGGCTGGTGGGAGGGAACGCTGAACGACAAGACTGGCTGGTTCCCCAGCAACTATGTCAACGAGTGCAAGGTGCAGCTACCTCTGGCGGAGACCATTCGGCCGCCGGAGGAGATCCAGGAGTACCGATCGGTGGTGCTCAAGGATCTGCTCGATTCGGAGCGAGCCCATGTGGCCGAGCTGCAGGGACTGCTCGAGAATTTCCTGGAGCCCATGCAACAGACTCAGAT TCTTAGCCAGGATGAGTACGCCCAGCTGATGTGCAACTTTGTGGAGATCGTGCGAACGCACGAGGATCTGCTCATACAGATCGAGGAGTGCAACGATCGAGTCGGCAAGCTATTCCTTACCAGCGCTCCCTTGATGAAAAAGGTCCACCAGGCCTACTGTGCTGCACATCCCAAGGCCATTGTCATATTGGACAAGTACAA AGATGACTTGGAAAAGTACATGGAACGACAGGGAGCAGCTACTCCAGGCTTGCTTGTGCTCACTACGGGTCTATCGAAGCCCTTTCGCCGGCTGGACAAATACTCGGCTATGCTGCAGGAACTGGAGCGGCATATGGAGAGCAGTCATCCGGATCGCGGCGACACACAGCGGAGTGTGGCCGTATACAAGGACATAGCTGCCACCTGTTCGGCCACACGGCGCCAAAaggagctggagctgcagGTGCTCACGGGGCCAGTGCGTGGATGGCAGGGCCAGGAGTTGAGCACCCTTGGCGACATCATCCATATGGGCAGCGTGGCAGTTGGAGCGGACCATCGCGATCGATACTTTGTGCTCTTCCCACAAACGCTGCTCTTCCTCAGCGTTAGTCAGCGGATGAGTGCATTTATCTACGAG GGCAAACTTCCCTTGACCGGGATCATTGTGAATCGCCTGGAGGACACGGATGCCATTAAGAACGCATTCGAGATTAGCAGTCCTCTGATCGATCGCATTGTGGCTGTCTGCCAGGGTCCGAATGAGGCCAACAAATGGGTGGAGCTGCTCAACGCAAACAATCCCAGCCTGCCGATGGGCATCAAACGGCAACTGAGCAATCTGAGCAACTCCTCACTTGGTCACCTAAACGCCGCTCAT CTTAGTCAACATTTGGATTCACGGGGATACTGCACACGGTTCTCGCTCTGTGCCTACTACACGAGTCCTCCTGGTCAGGTGCGTCCACTCCGTCTGACTCTTCCACCCAGCAATTACCCGCCCACAGCTCCGTACGCCAATCTGAGTGCCCACTTTTCGAGGCTCGTGAAGGCGGGCGGATTGAGGAGTGCCATTGTGAAGATGCTGCTCTATCCGCAGGCTCGTCAGAGCATAGATCTCAAGCGGATTGCGCTGCGCAAGAAGCGCTGCCACAAGGCGTCCGCCAAGTTGAAGGATCTCAATGCCAACCAGGATTCGGGGCAGTCGGAACTAGAGCGGCAGGATGCCATCGAGTTGCCTACGGACTCGGAGAGCTACGATGATGACTTTGAGGATGATTTTTTGCATTCCTGCGACTCAGATCCGTTTGAATATGTGCAGTTTTACCAGAACCAGCGCAACGATTCCATGTGCAACTCCACGGGCACTTTTGTGGACCATGGCACGGCAGCCAGAAGGCACTGTTCCTCCATTAATCTCATCAAGCTGGATTCTGTGGACACGGACGAGGTATTGGCACACAACGAACTCAAAAAAGAGTCGCTAATTATAGGATCCAGGGCTCTGAGAGCCTTGGCTCGAAAGTCTACCACTAGGAATTCCAGCGTGCACACCTCTACGGCAACTCTGGAGTTGGGGCTGGGTGGCAGCATCACCAACTGTGTGGAGGAGGAACCGCCACTGAAGCATGTTCTGAAGCAACAGAGTTCCGATGCCAGTTCCATGTACGTGCCCAGGTTGGGCGGAGCCTTCACCGCCTGTGAGAACCTGGCCAGCATGCCCGATGATTTCAGCCGGGAGTCCAGTGTCCAAGAGCCACCCACTCCACTGCCAGCTTCGCCGACAGAACGGCACAGCATGCCCACCATATTCGTGGGCAATCGCTTTAATCAGAGCAAAAACACGGAGGTATATGTGCCTACGTGGCGCGATCGCCAAGAAATGCAGATGCAGAGCGTGGATGCAGAGCAGGAGGATGAGTTGCACTCCAGTTCCATGGATCTGCCGGCGGCCTGTCGCATTGCTCCGGATAAACTGCAGGCAGAGCTACTCTACAACTACGACGAGGTCTTGGCGAATCCTCCAGCGCTGCAGCGGGAGCTGACTCCCTTTCCGGGGCACAACCTCAACTCGGACAAAAGGGTTTCCCACAAAAGCGACAGTCCGTCGACGGGAAATGTCAAGGCGGATTCAAATCCCGCTGCAAGAAGCAGTTCCACCACAGAACTCTGCATCGATACTGCTTCTAAAAAGCGTAATCCACCGCCGGAGAGGAGTAGGGACTCCATTAGGCGGTGCATCAGCTATCAGTTCCTACAAATGTCCAATCGTCCGGATCctccaccaccgccgccgcgCAGGGATCCGGATCTCCACTTGGACACCAAGTGCCGCTGCTGCGAGAGCTCCCAGTGTCCCAGTCCGCGATCCAGTGACAGCGGAATGGCTGGCAGCTGCACTATAACCTCACCCGATCCTCCCAACCCGGAGTCTTACTTTCCCATGGAAGCTGTAGGCCAGGATATGCTGGATAACGTGGAGCCGGAGCGATTTGATGTGTGCGGAATGTTCAGGGAAAAGTTCCTTACCCCAGAGGCCACACAGGATGTTGTGGAACCACTGGAGGATGAGCAGCCTCAGCTGCCTGACGAACCCATAACACCCACCAACCGCAAGGAGGACTTCCACTGCATAAGCTCTGCCCAAGTGCAAGTGAACACGAGGAGTATATTCCTGCCCTCCAGCTCGAGCATGGATGAGACTAACAGGAGTGTCCCGTCCAACGATCTCCTGTTTAGCTCGAGTTCCACTGATCGACTGGGACCCCAGGCCACCTTCCGATCGGGAATGTATGCGCACTGGTGGAAGAAGGAGCGCCTGCCGCCGGAGGTGGTGCGCGGCATTGCACACGCCTACAACAAGAGCCTGCCCTCCAAGGACTCCAAGGACTCGGGATCGGTGTGCTCTAGCTGCTTCTGTTCGCTGGGGGCCAGCGGTTACAGCGAGGGTGCCCTGTACTGCTCGGTGTGCCAGAACTGCGCGGATTACTACAATGGCAGCACCACTAGCACCACCAATACGACGACCACAACATCATCCTCCAGCTGTCCATTGTGCAGCGAGGACGAGGGGATGATCGCCTCCATCCACGACTCCTCCTCACTCGACTGTCCCATTTGCACGGGCCGCGTTGCTTCCGGCGCCGAAGAAG ATGTCTCCGCCATCGAGCCACAGCCTGCTCCTGCCAACCGGCGGCCGTCCACCGGCCACGCCCAGCAGCATCCCGCccagcggcaacaacagcgGCGGCGGGAGCAACAGCCACCAGGGATCCCCGGCAACCAACTCGATGTCGCATCACAAACGGAGCCAATCGTTCAATCACCATCTCAGCTACAATCAGTACACGCCCACTCAGCCTCCACCACATCATCTGCATCCACAACAACCACCAAGTCTGCCAAGTCATCTGGGGGCAGCCGGCCCCAGATCAAGTTCAGTCCAGACACCAAGCAGCAAGACAGCAGCTCCAGTCCCGGCCTCATCCATGGACGCCAGTCCAGCAATTcaggcagcggcagcagcagcggcggcagcggcgggaATGGGGGTGCCAAGCGCAAGGAAAGGAAGCACAAAGG CTAA